From a single Populus trichocarpa isolate Nisqually-1 chromosome 17, P.trichocarpa_v4.1, whole genome shotgun sequence genomic region:
- the LOC18099450 gene encoding receptor protein kinase-like protein ZAR1, translating into MVEMVLQFASLLFFIVHYSAFVGSVNDEGLALLSFKQSIEYSTAHYIDNWNSSDANPCSWHGVMCREEKVFSLRLPNKGLAGNLQLDAGKLVALSHVDLRNNHFSGSFPVELFNATELISLILSGNSFSGPVPEEIVNLKYLQTLDLSQNSFNASLPSSLIQCKRLKNLVVSGNSFTGSLPDALGTNLIRLRTLNLSHNSFSGLIPGSLGNLPSLQGALDLSHNLFNGPIPASLGKLPKLVYINLTCNNLSGAIPQNGALKNVGPAAFIGNPLLCGPPLKTRCPLAASHPNIDPEPLAVGDSSGKRRGGKWCWIVIATVAGTVVGICLVSVSFCYWYKKSYGCKESKRTQGCSFEEKSMVRKEMFCFRTDDLESLSETMEQCTFVPLDSKVSFDLEQLLKASAFLVGKSSIGIVYKVVLEKGLTVAVRRLEDGGSQRFREFKPAVEAIGKIRHPNIVSLLAYCWGINEKLLIYDYVPNGDLATVIHGRTGMTNFKPLSWSVRLKIMKGLAKGLAFLHECSPKRYVHGNLKTRNILLGENMEPRISDFGLNCFAYTSKESLPGEQMTSGTPQEGSPYALTPTHSSTPGSCYEAPESSKLIKPSQKWDVYSFGVILLEMISGKSPMMQVSLSGMDLVQWIQLSFEVKPPSEVLDPFLTRESDKKHEMVAVLKIALACVQASPDKRPSMKNASDNLGRLVPLT; encoded by the exons ATGGTAGAGATGGTTCTGCAATTTGCCtctctacttttctttatagTCCACTATAGTGCTTTTGTCGGTTCTGTTAATGATGAAGGTCTTGCTCTTCTATCCTTCAAGCAATCGATAGAATACTCCACAGCTCATTATATAGACAACTGGAACTCATCGGATGCAAACCCATGTTCATGGCATGGAGTTATGTGCAGAGAAGAAAAGGTCTTTTCTCTGAGGCTTCCAAATAAAGGGCTGGCTGGGAATCTGCAACTTGATGCTGGTAAGCTTGTTGCATTAAGTCATGTTGATCTCAGGAATAACCACTTCTCTGGAAGTTTCCCAGTCGAACTCTTTAATGCGACAGAATTAATATCTTTGATCCTCTCGGGAAACTCATTTTCCGGGCCAGTTCCTGAAGAGATAGTGAACCTCAAGTACCTACAGACTCTTGATCTTTCCCAAAATTCTTTCAATGCGTCATTACCCTCATCTCTAATTCAATGCAAGAGACTGAAGAATCTTGTAGTCAGCGGAAATAGTTTCACTGGCTCTCTACCAGATGCACTAGGAACCAATTTGATTAGGCTTCGGACACTGAATCTTTCACATAACAGCTTTAGCGGTTTGATCCCTGGCAGCCTAGGCAACTTGCCAAGCTTGCAAGGAGCGCTTGATCTATCTCACAATCTATTCAATGGCCCAATTCCAGCAAGCCTAGGAAAACTTCCTAAGTTGGTTTATATCAATCTCACTTGCAACAATCTTAGCGGTGCAATACCACAAAATGGTGCTCTAAAGAATGTAGGTCCAGCTGCTTTTATTGGCAACCCTCTCCTTTGTGGGCCTCCTCTGAAAACTCGATGCCCCTTGGCCGCTTCCCATCCAAATATCGACCCTGAACCCTTAGCAGTAGGAGACAGCTCAGGCAAGAGGAGGGGAGGAAAATGGTGCTGGATTGTGATTGCAACTGTTGCGGGTACAGTGGTAGGAATTTGCTTAGTCAGTGTATCTTTCTGTTACTGGTACAAGAAGTCTTATGGTTGTAAGGAAAGCAAACGTACACAGGGCTGtagttttgaagaaaaatcaatggtTAGAAAGGAAATGTTCTGCTTCAGAACAGATGACTTGGAATCTCTATCGGAAACTATGGAACAGTGCACTTTTGTTCCATTAGACTCGAAGGTCAGTTTTGATCTTGAACAACTTCTCAAAGCGTCTGCTTTTCTGGTTGGAAAGAGCAGTATAGGGATCGTATATAAAGTTGTTCTTGAAAAGGGGCTAACTGTTGCCGTAAGGAGACTGGAAGATGGAGGTTCTCAGAGGTTCAGGGAGTTTAAACCTGCAGTGGAAGCAATTGGCAAAATTAGACATCCAAACATAGTCAGCCTTCTAGCTTATTGTTGGGGCATCAACGAGAAGTTGCTCATCTATGATTATGTGCCCAATGGTGACCTTGCCACCGTGATTCATG GGAGAACAGGAATGACAAACTTCAAACCTCTTTCATGGTCTGTTCGACTTAAAATCATGAAAGGATTAGCAAAGGGCTTAGCTTTTCTACATGAATGCAGTCCCAAAAGGTATGTCCATGGAAATTTAAAGACTCGCAACATACTGCTCGGAGAGAACATGGAGCCCCGCATCTCAGATTTTGGACTCAACTGCTTTGCTTATACAAGTAAAGAATCCTTACCGGGGGAACAAATGACAAGCGGAACACCACAAGAAGGTTCTCCTTACGCGTTGACACCAACACATTCAAGCACGCCTGGGTCTTGTTATGAAGCTCCTGAGTCTTCAAAACTCATAAAACCATCACAGAAATGGGATGTTTACTCATTTGGGGTGATTCTATTGGAGATGATTTCTGGGAAGTCACCTATGATGCAGGTAAGTCTATCAGGAATGGATCTAGTCCAATGGATTCAGCTTAGCTTTGAAGTTAAACCACCATCTGAAGTCCTAGATCCCTTCTTAACTCGTGAGTCAGACAAGAAACATGAAATGGTTGCAGTGCTTAAGATTGCTCTAGCCTGTGTTCAAGCAAGCCCTGACAAGAGACCCTCCATGAAGAATGCGAGTGATAATCTGGGAAGATTGGTCCCTTTGACTTAA
- the LOC18099449 gene encoding uncharacterized protein LOC18099449, with protein sequence MDPQPPQQPQPPATTPKLRLMCSYNGHIIPNPHTKSLSYSGGDTRLITIPTGTSSATATNTTSNGLTLSSLISHLSTTLKITVPITLKYQLPHHNLDSLISLASDEDVLIMLDEHQNNRTPSRLRLFVFPTKSILSQPELKAKTQLNHPKTETWFVDALKNTKIVNLEGNGNNGGGFCGAESMVLETSSSFGSTSSSVSLSNLGVKGGFVEDNGTGLLDNKVQLSTPEGISSDHGVGTAVCQDPQFVTYQDPVGAVTSVENKVSLINPFDSERKISNPPPLIGVEMHNTVPVSGYPLSLQYDQLQQLQFVQTAAPQYVPQNTTGVVPLSSYYVMSSPVPQQQVYYQSNQPQPIYLVPVAQPYNLPMQNSLMNTATVASSRPPIHPDSSMYPAQMVYNAAASLPVAELTSQVYRTSSPVTVPHVKNQKQGGGPPQMNHQGQPICAASMETGKQIDDDPVHAQIYKSQPPPPTLPSQYQTMTPATTILLSEAMAQLNTDNIKQKQPRTSQPQ encoded by the exons atgGACCCTCAACCACCACAACAACCTCAACCACCGGCTACCACTCCAAAACTCCGTCTAATGTGCAGCTACAATGGCCACATAATCCCAAACCCCCACACCAAATCCCTCTCTTATTCAGGTGGTGACACCCGCCTCATCACCATCCCCACTGGTACCAGCTCCGCCACCGCCACAAACACCACCTCCAACGGTCTCACGCTCTCTTCTTTAATCTCTCACTTATCGACAACTCTGAAAATAACCGTACCAATCACTCTAAAATACCAACTTCCACATCACAATCTTGATTCTCTCATTTCACTTGCCTCTGATGAAGATGTCCTTATCATGCTTGATGAGCACCAAAACAACCGTACACCTTCACGTCTTAGATTATTCGTGTTTCCAACCAAATCCATTTTGAGTCAGCCCGAGTTAAAGGCTAAAACTCAATTAAATCACCCAAAGACTGAAACTTGGTTTGTTGATGCATTGAAGAATACAAAGATTGTGAATCTTGAGGGTAATGGTAATAATGGTGGTGGGTTCTGTGGAGCTGAGTCCATGGTCCTggaaacttcttcttcttttgggtCAACTTCGTCTTCGGTTTCGTTATCTAATTTGGGTGTTAAAGGTGGTTTTGTTGAGGATAATGGGACTGGTTTGCTGGATAATAAGGTTCAATTGTCAACCCCAGAAGGAATTTCAAG TGATCATGGTGTGGGAACTGCAGTTTGTCAAGATCCACAGTTTGTGACATATCAAGATCCAGTCGGGGCTGTTACTTCAGTGGAGAATAAAGTTTCTCTAATAAATCCATTTGATTCAGAGAGGAAAATCTCTAATCCTCCTCCTCTCATTGGGGTTGAGATGCATAATACAGTTCCCGTTTCTGGGTATCCATTGTCATTACAATATGATCAGTTACAACAGCTGCAATTTGTTCAAACAGCTGCCCCACAGTATGTACCCCAGAACACAACTGGTGTAGTGCCATTGTCTTCTTACTATGTGATGAGTTCTCCGGTGCCTCAGCAGCAGGTTTATTATCAGAGCAACCAACCTCAGCCGATATACCTAGTGCCTGTTGCACAGCCTTACAATTTGCCTATGCAAAATAGTTTGATGAACACTGCAACTGTTGCTTCTAGTCGCCCTCCCATACATCCTGATTCGTCTATGTACCCTGCTCAAATGGTGTACAATGCCGCTGCTAGTTTACCCGTAGCTGAGTTAACCTCACAAGTTTATAGAACAAGTTCACCCGTTACTGTACCACATGTTAAAAATCAGAAACAAGGTGGAGGGCCTcctcaaatgaatcaccaaggTCAGCCCATATGTGCTGCTTCTATGGAGACTGGTAAACAAATTGATGACGATCCTGTACATGCCCAAATATACAAGTCTCAGCCTCCACCTCCAACTTTGCCTTCCCAGTACCAAACCATGACCCCAGCCACAACAATCTTGTTATCAGAGGCTATGGCACAGTTAAATACAGATAATATTAAGCAGAAACAGCCTAGAACCTCACAGCCACAATGA
- the LOC18099448 gene encoding uncharacterized protein LOC18099448, translating into MESPSKLMVLSSSKGNNVANSHDRLIGLPEHIIHHIISFLGANDIARLSFASKGYRQICISSPYLYFDVDFASHECATKCSQFKEFLSKFLRSRNGQRIQLLRFRWLCDSCECSHERPYDSWVCDALRCDVKELDIGYRLDEQNCFALPMSATGYASLRVLKLNLQDCCLDDLLPATLVSLEVLSLKSLRVYGALLEAWISTNCPSLKRLNLEAIKIMDGFPISYTSSLQELTIHNCYVNHILGFCKNSIKGSSLKNVTISDCIFREAELSKIKIACSSLENLTLRGCVFGSGCFVSIACPLLENLTIHKCFVDESNGIDIRHCPSLINLMISQCTLQLLHLNIPTSSLRKLSIFECSSQFPISIAVSAEQLQTLSLKLYGSWWKGSVFEIQPQKLICLQEAIVEFVDLQFFITDKDICNSVLRAVQYARVLQLSIQIIEVLSEEDHVKILFENLLDLVMVCDKLEACQMIAMACFLMRAPSLRTLTIRYEQKSSGISETDVKEDLAKLLSLAVKRYQSKHGNSETLLLGDQLMKLKLSLHKN; encoded by the exons ATGGAGAGCCCATCAAAGCTTATGGTACTGAGCTCTTCTAAGGGAAACAACGTTGCTAATAGCCATGACAGACTCATTGGACTTCCAGAGCACATTATTCATCACATTATTTCATTCCTTGGGGCTAATGATATTGCTCGGCTAAGCTTTGCCTCGAAAGGATATCGACAGATATGTATTTCTAGTCCTTACTTGTATTTCGATGTTGATTTTGCTTCACATGAATGTGCCACCAAGTGTAGCCAGTTTAAAGAATTTCTCAGCAAGTTTCTGAGATCCCGCAATGGCCAGCGGATACAACTGCTTCGTTTTCGTTGGCTATGTGATTCATGTGAGTGTTCTCATGAAAGGCCCTATGATTCCTGGGTTTGTGATGCTTTAAGGTGTGATGTTAAAGAGCTTGATATTGGATATCGACTTGATGAACAGAATTGTTTCGCTTTGCCGATGTCGGCAACTGGTTATGCTTCCTTGAGGGTGCTAAAACTGAATTTGCAGGATTGCTGCTTAGATGACCTCTTGCCAGCTACATTGGTTTCTCTCGAGGTCTTATCGCTGAAATCTTTACGAGTTTATGGGGCCTTATTGGAGGCTTGGATATCTACCAACTGCCCATCACTTAAAAGGTTAAATCTTGAAGCTATTAAGATTATGGATGGTTTCCCCATCTCCTATACTTCATCTCTTCAAGAGTTGACAATTCATAATTGCTATGTTAATCACATCTTGGGCTTCTGCAAGAATAGCATCAAGGGCTCGTCCCTTAAAAATGTAACCATATCTGATTGCATATTCAGAGAAGCTGAATTGTCCAAGATAAAAATTGCTTGTTCATCACTTGAAAATTTAACGCTCCGAGGGTGTGTCTTTGGATCCGGGTGCTTTGTTTCCATCGCTTGTCCGCTCCTTGAAAATTTAACAATCCATAAATGTTTTGTAGATGAATCTAATGGCATTGACATCAGACACTGTCCGTCTCTGATAAATCTGATGATAAGTCAGTGCACGTTGCAGTTACTGCATCTCAACATCCCCACTTCCTCCCTTAGAAAATTGTCGATTTTTGAATGCAGCAGTCAGTTTCCTATTAGTATTGCTGTTTCAGCTGAGCAGCTTCAAACTTTGTCATTGAAGTTGTATGGTTCTTGGTGGAAGGGTTCAGTATTTGAAATTCAACCACAGAAATTAATATGTTTACAAGAGGCGATTGTCGAATTCGTTGATCTTCAGTTCTTCATTACTGATAAAGACATCTGCAATTCTGTGTTAAGAGCAGTACAATACGCCCGAGTTTTGCAGTTAAGCATTCAAATTATTGAG gTTCTATCAGAAGAAgatcatgttaaaattttatttgagaacTTGCTTGATTTGGTCATGGTATGTGACAAATTAGAGGCCTGCCAAATGATCGCCATGGCCTGCTTTCTCATGAGGGCTCCAAGCCTAAGGACACTGACCATAAGATATGAACAGAAGTCTAGTGGAATTTCTGAAACCGATGTAAAAGAGGAT CTTGCCAAGCTCTTGTCTTTGGCTGTGAAGAGGTATCAGTCGAAGCATGGGAATTCAGAAACCCTTTTGCTTGGTGATCAATTGATGAAACTGAAGCTATCTCTTCACAAAAATTAG
- the LOC18099447 gene encoding uncharacterized protein LOC18099447: protein MNKKEIFKLAKGFRGRAKNCIRIARERVEKALQYSYRDRRNKKRDMRSLWIQRINAGTRQHGVNYGNFMHGLMKENIQLNRKVLSEISMHEPYSFKALVDISRNAFPGNKNVVHPPRKVDMSAVNV, encoded by the exons atgaacaaGAAGGAAATATTCAAACTAGCAAAAGGGTTTAGAGGAAGAGCAAAGAACTGTATAAGGATAGCAAGAGAAAGGGTTGAGAAGGCCTTGCAGTACTCTTACAGAGATCGCCGCAACAAGAAGAGGGACATGCGCTCTCTTTGGATCCAACGCATCAATGCTGGCACCCGCCAACATGGT GTTAATTATGGTAACTTCATGCATGGGCTGATGAAGGAGAACATTCAGCTGAACAGAAAAGTCTTATCAGAGATATCCATGCATGAACCATATAGTTTCAAGGCCCTGGTAGACATCTCACGTAATGCCTTTCCTGGAAACAAAAATGTGGTGCATCCTCCCAGGAAAGTGGATATGTCTGCTGTTAATGTGTAG